In the genome of Diaphorobacter sp. HDW4A, the window AAACCTTATATTCGACGTGTGAAGCGTGCTTATAAATCCATAGCAGCTTTCTGTCCCGACCCCCTCACCGGTCATGCCCATGTCCCTACTTCTGTTGATCATCCTTCCGTTGATCGGCAGCGTCATTGCCGCCATATTGCCTGCGAACGCGCGCAATACGGAGTCGACGCTGGCCGGTTTCATCGCACTTTTCTGTGCGGTGCAAACGGCACTGTACTTCCCCGACATCTCGCACGGTGAAGTGATACGGCAGGAGTTCGCCTGGCTTCCAGCGCTTGGACTGAACTTCGTGATCCGCATGGATGGCTTCTCGTGGATGTTCAGCATGCTCATCATGGGCATCGGCAGTCTGGTCGTGCTGTACGCGCGCTACTACATGTCGCCCGCCGATCCGGTGCCGCGCTTCTTCTCGTTCTTTCTGGCCTTCATGGGTGCGATGTCGGGCGTCGTGCTCTCGGGCAACATCATCCAACTGGTGTTCTTCTGGGAACTCACCAGCCTGTTCTCCTTTCTGCTGATCGGCTACTGGCACCACCGTGAGGACGCGCGGCGCGGCGCGCGCATGGCACTCACCGTCACGGGCACGGGCGGCCTGTGTCTGCTCGCGGGCATGCTGGTGATCGGGCACATCGTCGGCAGCTACGACCTCGACCGCGTGCTGGGGTCGGCCGAGCTGGTGCGCAATCATCCGATGTACCTTACGGCGCTGGTGCTGGTACTGCTCGGCGCGTTCACCAAGAGCGCGCAGTTTCCGTTCCAGTTCTGGTTGCCCAACGCCATGGCGGCGCCTACGCCAGTCTCTTCCTATCTGCACTCGGCCACCATGGTGAAGCTCGGCGTGTTCCTGCTCGCACGCTTCTGGCCGGTGATGGCGGGCACGGACGAATGGTTCTGGTTGGTCGGCGGTGCGGGCGTGGCGACGCTGCTGATCGGCGGCTACGCGGCCATGTTCCAGAACGATCTCAAGGGACTGCTCGCCTACTCCACCATCTCGCATCTGGGCCTGATCACACTGCTCTTGGGTATGAACAGCCCGCTCGCCGCCGTGGCCGCCGTCTTCCACATCATGAACCACGCAACCTTCAAGGCCTCGCTGTTCATGGCGACCGGCATCATCGATCACGAAAGCGGTACGCGCGACATCCGCCGTCTCTCGGGCCTCAGGCACATGATGCCGGTGACCGCCACGCTCGCCACCGTGGCCGCTGCCGCAATGGCCGGTGTGCCGCTGCTCAATGGTTTCCTGTCCAAGGAAATGTTCTTCGCGGAAACCGTGTTCGTCGACGCAGCGCCCATCGTCGGCATCGCCATGCCGATTCTGGCGACCATCGCCGGAGTGTTCAGCGTGGCCTATTCGCTGCGCTTCATCGTCGACGTGTTCTGGGGCCCCAAGTGCACCGACCTGCCTCTGCAGCCGCACGAGCCCCCGCACTGGATGCGCGTGCCGGTCGAGCTGCTGGTGCTGGCCTGTCTGCTGGTCGGCATCTTCCCGAACTGGGCGATCGGCCGTTTTCTCGATGCCGCCGCACTGCCGGTGGTCGGCACGGGTCAGCTGCCCGAATTCAGTCTCGCGATCTGGCACGGTTTCAACACCCCGCTGGTGATGAGCATCATCGCGCTCGCGGGCGGCATATTGCTGTACTGGCTACTGCGCACGCAGCGCGAGGCAGGTCGCATCGATGGGCCGCCGGTCATGCAGCTTGTCAGCGGCCGCCGGATTTTCGAGGGCTTCATCACCCTGCTCACCATTGCTGGCCGTCGCGGCAAGCGGCTGTTGTCCACCCACAAGCTGCAGTGGCAAATGATGTGGCTAGCCCTCGCCACCGTGGTAGCTGCCGTCATTCCCATCGTTGCGCGTGGCATCGAGTTCGGCAATCGCGGCACGCTGCCGCTCTCGCCCGCCTTCATCGTGCTCTGGTCGGTCGGATCGGCCTGCGCACTTGCAGCTGCATGGCAGGCCAAATACCACCGACTCGCCGCGTTGACGCTGATGGGTGGCTCGGGCCTGTGCACCGTGCTGACCTTCCTGTGGTTCTCCGCGCCAGACCTCGCACTCACGCAACTGGTGGTGGAAATCGTCACCACCATCCTCATTCTGCTGGGTCTGCGTTGGCTGCCCAAGCGCGATCAGGCGATATCGCTGGCCGACGAAAAATCCATGCGTACCCGTGCACGCCGTGCACGCGACTTCGTGATCGCCACCTGTGCAGGTGGCGGTATGGCCTGGCTGGCCTACGCGATGATGAGCCGTCCGTTTCCGGAAAGCACATCGACCTTCTTCCTTGAACGAGCCCTGACCGAGGGTGGCGGCACGAACGTGGTCAACGTGATGCTGGTAGATTTCCGTGGCTTTGATACCTTCGGCGAGATCGTCGTGCTTGGCATTGTGGCGCTCACCGTCTACGCCCTGCTTCGCCGCTTTCGCCCTGCGCCCGAGGCCATGGATCTGCCCGAGCAGCAACGCTGGCTCGCCCCTGACTTGCAGACCGACCTGCTCAATCCGCGCAACGCGCCGGACACGGCGGTTGGCTATCTGATGGTGCCCGCCGTGCTGGTGCGCCTGCTGCTGCCCTTCACCGCACTGGTGTCGTTCTACCTGTTCCTGCGCGGGCACAACGAACCCGGCGGTGGCTTTGTGGCGGGCTTGGTGCTGTCGGTCGGCCTGCTGCTGCAGTACATCATCTCGGGCACCGAGTGGGTGGAGGAACACCTCACGCTCTTCCCCCGCAAGTGGATCGCGCTCGGTATGCTGTTCGCGCTAGGCACCGGCCTCGGGTCGATCGTCTTCGGCTACCCGTTTCTCACCAGCCACACGGCGCACTTCACGCTGCCAGTGATCGGCGAGATCCACATCGCAAGCGCGCTGTTCTTCGACATCGGAGTGTTCCTGCTCGTGGTCGGATCAACGCTGCTGATTCTCGTGGCCATCGCCCACCAGTCGGTGCGCGGCCATCGCTATCACCAGCGTCTGCTGGAGGAACAGCGCGAAGCACACACCGTGGAAAAGCCGGAGGAACCCGAACGCTTTGCATCCGACGACAACACCGCCCCCGATCTCGCGCCCAAAGGAGCCAGCTGATGGAAATCGTACTTGCCATTGCCATCGGCATACTCACAGGCTCGGGCGTCTGGCTGCTACTGCGCCCGCGTACCTTTCAGGTGATCATGGGCCTGTCGCTGCTGGCCTATGCCGTCAACCTGTTCATGTTCAGCATGGGCCGCATCGGCCTGGCGATTGACAAGGAACCAGTGCTCGCCGCCGGTGTTCCGCAGGACCTGCACCACTACGCTGACCCGATGCCGCAAGCCCTCGTGCTCACGGCCATCGTGATCGGTTTCGCCATGACGGCGCTGTTCCTCGTCGTGCTGCTCGCGCTGCGCGGCATGAGCGGCACCGACCATGTGGACGGCGTCGATGCGCGCAACTCGCAGGAGATGCCATGAGTGTGAGCGCTATCACCGATGCGCTGATGCCGCACCTGATCCTGGCACCCATCATGCTGCCAATGTTCACGGCGGCCATCATGCTGCTGCTGGGCGAGAAGAACCAGCGCGCCAAGCTCGTCATCAACCTGTTCTCGACCTTCATCGGCCTGATCATTGCTGTGCAGCTGCTGCGCTGGAGCAAGATGACCGGCAGCACCGCGTCGATGGGCGTGTACCTGCCCGGCAACTGGCCCGCTCCGTTCGGCATCGTGCTGGTGCTTGATCGGCTCTCGGCCATGATGCTGGTGCTGACCAGCTTCGTCGCGCTGTGCTCGATCAT includes:
- a CDS encoding Na+/H+ antiporter subunit C; this encodes MEIVLAIAIGILTGSGVWLLLRPRTFQVIMGLSLLAYAVNLFMFSMGRIGLAIDKEPVLAAGVPQDLHHYADPMPQALVLTAIVIGFAMTALFLVVLLALRGMSGTDHVDGVDARNSQEMP
- a CDS encoding monovalent cation/H+ antiporter subunit A, which produces MSLLLLIILPLIGSVIAAILPANARNTESTLAGFIALFCAVQTALYFPDISHGEVIRQEFAWLPALGLNFVIRMDGFSWMFSMLIMGIGSLVVLYARYYMSPADPVPRFFSFFLAFMGAMSGVVLSGNIIQLVFFWELTSLFSFLLIGYWHHREDARRGARMALTVTGTGGLCLLAGMLVIGHIVGSYDLDRVLGSAELVRNHPMYLTALVLVLLGAFTKSAQFPFQFWLPNAMAAPTPVSSYLHSATMVKLGVFLLARFWPVMAGTDEWFWLVGGAGVATLLIGGYAAMFQNDLKGLLAYSTISHLGLITLLLGMNSPLAAVAAVFHIMNHATFKASLFMATGIIDHESGTRDIRRLSGLRHMMPVTATLATVAAAAMAGVPLLNGFLSKEMFFAETVFVDAAPIVGIAMPILATIAGVFSVAYSLRFIVDVFWGPKCTDLPLQPHEPPHWMRVPVELLVLACLLVGIFPNWAIGRFLDAAALPVVGTGQLPEFSLAIWHGFNTPLVMSIIALAGGILLYWLLRTQREAGRIDGPPVMQLVSGRRIFEGFITLLTIAGRRGKRLLSTHKLQWQMMWLALATVVAAVIPIVARGIEFGNRGTLPLSPAFIVLWSVGSACALAAAWQAKYHRLAALTLMGGSGLCTVLTFLWFSAPDLALTQLVVEIVTTILILLGLRWLPKRDQAISLADEKSMRTRARRARDFVIATCAGGGMAWLAYAMMSRPFPESTSTFFLERALTEGGGTNVVNVMLVDFRGFDTFGEIVVLGIVALTVYALLRRFRPAPEAMDLPEQQRWLAPDLQTDLLNPRNAPDTAVGYLMVPAVLVRLLLPFTALVSFYLFLRGHNEPGGGFVAGLVLSVGLLLQYIISGTEWVEEHLTLFPRKWIALGMLFALGTGLGSIVFGYPFLTSHTAHFTLPVIGEIHIASALFFDIGVFLLVVGSTLLILVAIAHQSVRGHRYHQRLLEEQREAHTVEKPEEPERFASDDNTAPDLAPKGAS